TCATTTCCATTTCCCGGCCCATATCATCAAGGGTCATAGGTTTGTCTGCAAAAAAAAGCAATCCATATAAGTGTCCCGTGGACAGCGTAACGCCGTAGAGATCCATATTACGCCCAATGGCTTCAATGACGCGTTTACGGATTCTAAGAACGGTTGCCTGCTGTTCCTCTTGTAAATGGTCCAAGCTCATGCTTGCAACCTCCATTCTGAACATTCCCAGTCTCGGCAAAATAATTGCAACGGTTTAAGATCCGGCTTACATGGGAAAGTATCCGGCAGGACATCCTATATGCCAACAGGCTTTAGGTTACCCCATGTATTTCATGGGTTCTCTACCAAGTTGCAAACGCCTACGACTATTTTTTAACCAAAAAAAACGGCTTAGATTCAGCACATTTTCTATTGTAGGAAAAGCGATATCAAATGTAAAGGTGTCTTATTAGCCAGAATAAGGAGAATGACGGAGCATATGGACGGAAAACTTCGTACAGTTTTTACTGTACAAACATTATGTACTGTTTATTCGGTTGCTATACGGGTTAAGTATTGTTAGAATACAAAACGTTACCCAGAAAGACGGGAAGCGAAGCAACGATTACCGGATTTCGTGGCTGGGCGCACAAGTGTATGGGCTTGTGGATGCTGAAAGCCGTTCGAAGTGCACAACACATCAGAAGGGGTGAAAACATGACCATACTTGAAGTAAAGAATGTAAGTAAACTGTTTGGCCCCCAAACCGAGCAAGGTCTACAATTACTGGAGCAAGGTTGGGGTAAAGAAAAGTTGGCCAAAGAAAAACAGATAACGGTTGGTGTCAACCGGGTCAACATGGAAATTCAGGAAGGTGAAATTTTCGTCATCATGGGACTGTCCGGAAGTGGTAAGTCTACACTTGTTCGAATGTTCAATCGTCTGATTGAACCGACATCGGGAGAGATTCTTGTCCATGGTAAAGATCTACGTAAGATGAACAAAGAACAATTGCGCGAAGTGCGTCGGAAAACGATCAGCATGGTATTCCAGAAGTTTGCGTTATTCCCGCACCGTACCGTTCTTGATAATGTGGAGTATGGACTCGAAGTTCAAAAGGTTGATAAAGATGAACGTCGGGAAAAAGCAAAAACGTCGCTTGAACTGGTTGGCCTTAAAGGCTGGGAAGACAAAATGCCAGATGAGCTGAGTGGCGGGATGCAGCAACGTGTAGGTTTGGCCCGTGCGCTGGCGAATGACCCGGAAGTACTGTTAATGGATGAAGCATTCAGTGCACTTGATCCATTGATTCGTCGTGATATGCAGGATGAGCTGATTGAGCTTCAGGATAAAATGAAAAAAACCATCATTTTCATTACCCATGACTTGGACGAAGCGCTGCGCATCGGCGATCGTATTGCCCTCATGAAAGACGGCGCAGTCGTGCAGATCGGTACTCCGGAAGAAATCATGATTCAACCGGCCAACTCATATGTGGCCCGCTTCGTCGAAGACGTGGACTTGTCCAAGGTCCTCACCGCATCTCATGTTATGCGACGTCCGGAAACGATTACGCTTGACCGTGGTCCTCGTGTTGCCCTCGAATTAATGCGCGAACGTGGTATTTCCAACCTGTTTGTCATTGACCGTTCGAAAAAGCTGCTTGGTGTTATTACAGCAGAAGATGCAACCCGCGCGATGCGCGAAAACAAAGTGTTGAACGACATTCTGATCACGGATGGGCCGACTGTGTCGCCCGAAACCCTGATTCATGAATTGTTCGAAATTGTAAGTTCAGCCCATGTGCCGCTCGCTGTTGTTGGCGAAACTGGCCGTCTGCAAGGTGTTATCGTCCGCGGTGCCCTGCTTGGAGCACTAAGCGGTGAAGTTGCAGTAAAGGAGGAACTTGCGAATGATTCCCAAAATACCACTAGCATCGTGGATTGAAGCGATTGTTGACTGGATGAGCTCCTCGCTCTCCGGATTATTTAAAGTCATTTCTGTTGTTATTCAGGAGGTTGTCGGATTTTTCTCCGGGCTGTTCATGCTCCCCCATCCGCTCCTCTTTATTGTAATCCTTGGTGTATTGGCATATCTTGTTGGCCGAATACCACTGACCCTGTTTACAGTTATCGGTTTCTTGCTTGTAGATAACCTCGGATATTGGTCCCAATCGATGGATACTTTGGGCCTCGTTATTACATCAGGATTAATCTCCATTCTGCTTGGTGTTCCCATCGGTATCTGGCTCGCATACAGCAAAACTGCAGCCCGGATTATTACACCATTGCTTGACTTTATGCAGACCATGCCTGCATTTGTCTACTTGCTGCCAGCAGTAACCTTCTTCAGCCTTGGTGTGGTTCCCGGTGTTATCGCGTCCGTTATATTCGCGATTCCACCAACGATTCGCCTGACTCACCTCGGAATTAAGCAGGTATCTGGCGAACTGGTCGAAGCAGCGGATGCTTTTGGTTCTACGTCCATGCAAAAGTTGTTCAAAGTGCAGCTTCCACTCGCATTGCCTACCGTAATGTCAGGGATTAACCAAACCATCATGCTGTCGCTGTCCATGGTTGTTATTGCTTCCATGATCGGTGCACAGGGTATTGGTGCGGAAGTCTATCGTGCGGTAACACAGCTGCAGATTGGTAAAGGTTTTGAAGCAGGTCTAGCTGTCGTGGTCCTTGCGATCGTACTTGACCGTTTCACTCAAAATCTGTTTATGCCAGGCCGCAAGAAAAGCTCACGCTTCTCAGCGAAACAAAAAGCCTGGATTACTGCTGCAGCAACATTCGTTGTGCTCGTAGCTGGTTTCTCACAATACTTTGTTGGCGGCAACAGTACTTCTGCCGGCGGTAACAACACTCCAGCGAATGCTGTAGGTGAAGAAGTTAATTATCAGATCATTGGTATTGATCCGGGTGCAGGCATTATGAAGTCCGCTGCCAAAGCCATCGAAGATTATCATCTGACGGACTGGACCCTGATTGAAGGATCTGGTGCAGCGATGACTGCCACGCTGGACAAAGCCATTAAAGCGGAACAACCGATCATTATTACAGGCTGGACTCCACACTGGATGTTCAACAAATATGATCTAAAATATCTGGATGATCCCGAAAAATCTTTCGGTGATGCAGAAGAAATTCACACCATCGCACGTAAAGGCTTAAAAGAGGATCACCCGGTTGCTTATGAATTCCTGTCCCGTTTCCAATGGACATCAGATGAAATGGGCGAAATGATGAGTGCCATCCAGAATGGTACATCACCAGAGGAAGCCGCAAAAGACTACGCTGAGAAACATGCAGACCAGATTGACGAATGGACCAAAGGTCTGACGCCAGTTAACGGTGATGCATTTAAACTTAGCTATGTAGCCTGGGATTCTGAGATTGCAAGTACCAACCTGTTGAAATATGTCATGGAAAGCAAACTTGGCTATAAAGTGAACGCCCTGCAAGTTGAAGCTGGACCTATGTGGACAGGTGTCGCTTCAGGCGACGTAGATGCCTCTCCAGCAGCTTGGCTGCCATTAACTCATGCTGACTACTGGGAACGTTACAAAGACCAGGTGGATGATCTGGGAGCCAATATGACGGGTGTACGCACAGGGCTCGTTGTTCCTGCCTACATGACAGACGTTAATTCGATAGCAGATCTGGAAACAGGTGCATCTTCCTCTACTCCATCGGCGAATGCCAATGTGGGAAATGAAGTGAATCATCAAATTATCGGTATCGATCCAGGTGCCGGAATTATGAAATCCACAGCCAGTGCCATTGAGAAATACGGTTTGTCTGACTGGAAACTGGTTGAAGGTTCAGGAGCCGCAATGACAGCTACACTGGATAAAGCCGTTAAGAATAAGGAACCGGTTATCGTTACCGGTTGGACACCGCATTGGATGTTCAACGCATATGACCTGAAATACCTGGACGATCCGGAAGGCGTCTACGGCGAAGCAGAACAAATTCATACCATTGCCCGTAAAGGGTTGAAGGAAGACAAACCTGTCGCTTATGAATTCCTGGATCGCTTCTCATGGACACCTGAGGATATGGGTGAAATCATGGTCGCCATTCAAAACGGAGAAGATCCCCAAAAAGCCGCAGCAGCTTTTGCCGAGAAACATAGCGACAAAGTGGCTGAATGGACCAAAGGTCTGACCCCGGTGAATGGAGATTCCATTAAACTGAGTTACGTAGCCTGGGACTCCGAGATTGCAAGTACCAACTTGCTGGAGTACATCCTGAAAGAGAAACTGGGTTACAAAGTAACCTCCCTTCAAGTGGAAATCGGTCCAATGTGGACCGGCATTGCCAATGGTGATGTAGATGCAACTCCAGCGGCATGGTTGCCGCTCACCTCTGCCGATTATTATAACAAGTACAAGGATCAGATCGATGATCTCGGTCCAAATATGGACGGTGCCAAAACAGGTCTGGTTGTACCAACCTATATGGACATCAATTCCATTGAAGATTTAAAAGATAATTAAACCAGATTGAGATGGATAAACCTGAATTTGGCAAAAAGACCACCGAAATTTTTTCGGTGGTCTTTTTAGTG
Above is a window of Paenibacillus sp. E222 DNA encoding:
- a CDS encoding glycine betaine/L-proline ABC transporter ATP-binding protein encodes the protein MTILEVKNVSKLFGPQTEQGLQLLEQGWGKEKLAKEKQITVGVNRVNMEIQEGEIFVIMGLSGSGKSTLVRMFNRLIEPTSGEILVHGKDLRKMNKEQLREVRRKTISMVFQKFALFPHRTVLDNVEYGLEVQKVDKDERREKAKTSLELVGLKGWEDKMPDELSGGMQQRVGLARALANDPEVLLMDEAFSALDPLIRRDMQDELIELQDKMKKTIIFITHDLDEALRIGDRIALMKDGAVVQIGTPEEIMIQPANSYVARFVEDVDLSKVLTASHVMRRPETITLDRGPRVALELMRERGISNLFVIDRSKKLLGVITAEDATRAMRENKVLNDILITDGPTVSPETLIHELFEIVSSAHVPLAVVGETGRLQGVIVRGALLGALSGEVAVKEELANDSQNTTSIVD
- a CDS encoding glycine betaine ABC transporter substrate-binding protein, with protein sequence MIPKIPLASWIEAIVDWMSSSLSGLFKVISVVIQEVVGFFSGLFMLPHPLLFIVILGVLAYLVGRIPLTLFTVIGFLLVDNLGYWSQSMDTLGLVITSGLISILLGVPIGIWLAYSKTAARIITPLLDFMQTMPAFVYLLPAVTFFSLGVVPGVIASVIFAIPPTIRLTHLGIKQVSGELVEAADAFGSTSMQKLFKVQLPLALPTVMSGINQTIMLSLSMVVIASMIGAQGIGAEVYRAVTQLQIGKGFEAGLAVVVLAIVLDRFTQNLFMPGRKKSSRFSAKQKAWITAAATFVVLVAGFSQYFVGGNSTSAGGNNTPANAVGEEVNYQIIGIDPGAGIMKSAAKAIEDYHLTDWTLIEGSGAAMTATLDKAIKAEQPIIITGWTPHWMFNKYDLKYLDDPEKSFGDAEEIHTIARKGLKEDHPVAYEFLSRFQWTSDEMGEMMSAIQNGTSPEEAAKDYAEKHADQIDEWTKGLTPVNGDAFKLSYVAWDSEIASTNLLKYVMESKLGYKVNALQVEAGPMWTGVASGDVDASPAAWLPLTHADYWERYKDQVDDLGANMTGVRTGLVVPAYMTDVNSIADLETGASSSTPSANANVGNEVNHQIIGIDPGAGIMKSTASAIEKYGLSDWKLVEGSGAAMTATLDKAVKNKEPVIVTGWTPHWMFNAYDLKYLDDPEGVYGEAEQIHTIARKGLKEDKPVAYEFLDRFSWTPEDMGEIMVAIQNGEDPQKAAAAFAEKHSDKVAEWTKGLTPVNGDSIKLSYVAWDSEIASTNLLEYILKEKLGYKVTSLQVEIGPMWTGIANGDVDATPAAWLPLTSADYYNKYKDQIDDLGPNMDGAKTGLVVPTYMDINSIEDLKDN